Proteins from a single region of Paenibacillus sp. BIHB 4019:
- a CDS encoding sulfite oxidase-like oxidoreductase, which yields MISKAERLKKAPVRHIEVAAEIAHRVPPGQALTDRFPILHENEVPEYNMAEWTLTISGAVEQETVFSYEQLMAMPQTTQVNDIHCVTRWSKLDTQWIGVKFKDLLPLLHVKPEAKYVMIYADQDYETNLPLEDLLREDVLLAHSYDGEQLTPKHGWPLRLLVPHLYFWKSAKWIRGFEFMTEDRPGFWERNGFHNYADPFEEQRFSGEDIDLPEDEWHKKEWD from the coding sequence ATGATCAGTAAAGCTGAACGTTTGAAAAAAGCGCCGGTTCGGCATATTGAAGTGGCCGCGGAAATCGCCCACCGGGTTCCGCCTGGACAAGCGCTGACGGACCGTTTTCCCATTTTGCATGAGAATGAAGTGCCTGAGTATAATATGGCAGAATGGACGCTGACAATTAGCGGTGCCGTAGAGCAGGAAACGGTGTTTTCCTATGAGCAGCTGATGGCGATGCCGCAAACGACGCAAGTAAACGATATTCATTGCGTGACTCGCTGGTCGAAGCTGGATACGCAGTGGATAGGCGTCAAATTCAAGGATTTGCTGCCGCTGCTTCACGTGAAGCCGGAGGCCAAATATGTGATGATTTATGCCGATCAGGATTATGAAACGAACTTGCCGCTTGAAGATTTATTGCGGGAGGATGTGCTGCTCGCCCATAGCTATGATGGCGAGCAGCTGACACCGAAGCATGGCTGGCCGCTGCGCCTCTTGGTGCCGCATTTGTATTTCTGGAAAAGCGCGAAATGGATTCGCGGCTTTGAATTTATGACGGAAGACCGCCCAGGCTTCTGGGAGCGCAACGGCTTCCACAATTACGCTGATCCGTTCGAGGAGCAGCGTTTCTCGGGAGAAGATATAGACTTGCCTGAAGATGAATGGCATAAAAAGGAGTGGGATTAG
- a CDS encoding ABC transporter permease, which produces MDQLFDVSLFASTLRMITPILLAALGGALCARVGLFNVGLEGLILIGAFSAIVGNHLTGSVWLAVLFAIVCVLVFSLLLAYMAIHLKANVIVVGISLNFLALGLTTFSLRAIFDVKGAYYDKSMVGLPKWDIPLIKDIPWVGDVVSGHSPLVYLSIVLVACLQYYLFKTVSGFRLLAAGQNPVAARSLGIKVTHIQYGAVLMCGVLCGLAGAQLSLGQVTMFTEGMTAGRGFIALVATMLGQSNPLGVAGASLLFGFMDALSTRLQGYALPVHFTMMLPYVVTIIAMFFFKDKSYLAEARKANESSR; this is translated from the coding sequence GTGGATCAGCTGTTTGATGTTTCCCTGTTCGCTTCGACACTCCGCATGATTACGCCGATTTTGCTTGCAGCGCTCGGCGGTGCGTTATGCGCGCGGGTCGGCCTGTTTAACGTCGGTTTGGAAGGGCTCATTCTTATTGGCGCCTTCTCGGCGATTGTCGGCAACCATTTGACGGGCAGCGTGTGGCTTGCAGTATTGTTCGCTATCGTCTGCGTGCTCGTGTTCTCCTTATTGCTTGCCTATATGGCCATTCATTTGAAGGCAAACGTCATTGTCGTCGGGATTTCGCTTAACTTTCTCGCGCTGGGGCTGACGACGTTTTCCTTGCGGGCGATCTTTGATGTCAAAGGCGCTTATTACGATAAAAGCATGGTCGGCCTGCCCAAGTGGGATATTCCGCTGATCAAGGATATTCCTTGGGTCGGGGATGTCGTATCCGGCCATTCGCCGCTCGTCTATTTATCGATCGTTCTCGTCGCTTGTTTGCAGTATTATTTATTTAAAACCGTATCCGGCTTCCGCTTGCTTGCCGCGGGACAAAATCCGGTTGCCGCAAGAAGCCTCGGCATCAAGGTTACGCATATCCAATATGGAGCGGTGCTGATGTGCGGCGTTTTATGCGGGCTTGCCGGAGCGCAGCTGTCGCTTGGTCAAGTTACGATGTTTACCGAAGGCATGACGGCTGGCCGCGGCTTTATCGCGTTAGTTGCGACGATGCTTGGCCAGTCTAATCCGCTTGGCGTTGCGGGAGCGAGCTTGTTGTTTGGTTTTATGGATGCGCTCAGCACCCGGCTGCAGGGCTATGCGCTGCCGGTCCATTTTACGATGATGCTGCCATATGTGGTAACGATAATAGCAATGTTTTTCTTCAAGGATAAAAGCTATTTGGCGGAGGCGCGCAAGGCAAACGAAAGCTCGCGCTAG
- a CDS encoding ABC transporter permease, whose protein sequence is MDKLKGILGALMQPLLAIIVGLGAGAIAIAIVGGSITETYAEMWKGAFGSFYFFTNTLSRATPIMLIGLGVALAFRAGFFNMGSEGQMVLGALSAAVTAIYLPGPAWLKLVAALLAGVIAGGLWSAFAGWLDARFRMNLLITTLLLNYIASLFAGYVVSYPLMDRSGSAAMAQTVMVDKSVWLPKLFQGMSLHAGFLFALIGAIALAWFMRYMVKGYEIRMMGGNPLFASYGGVNRGRLMLYSMFVSGGFAGLAGAGEVLGTQYRYLDGALTSPGYAWSGIMATLLAGSNPLGTALAAILLAALQTGGMGVERNTDVPLEVSSIIQAVLILFISAKFTYSFFKKKKKAGA, encoded by the coding sequence GTGGACAAGCTTAAAGGAATACTGGGGGCGTTAATGCAGCCGCTTCTCGCCATCATTGTCGGTCTCGGAGCGGGCGCCATCGCCATTGCGATTGTTGGCGGTTCTATAACCGAGACATATGCCGAGATGTGGAAGGGCGCTTTCGGCAGTTTTTATTTTTTCACCAATACATTAAGCCGCGCTACGCCTATTATGTTGATAGGGCTTGGAGTGGCGCTCGCCTTCCGCGCTGGCTTTTTCAATATGGGCTCCGAGGGACAAATGGTACTCGGCGCGCTAAGCGCCGCAGTGACCGCGATTTATTTGCCGGGGCCAGCTTGGCTTAAGCTTGTCGCAGCGCTGCTGGCCGGCGTCATTGCCGGCGGGCTATGGTCTGCTTTTGCCGGATGGCTGGATGCCCGGTTTCGCATGAACTTATTGATTACGACCTTATTGCTCAATTATATAGCGTCGTTATTTGCCGGCTATGTCGTTTCCTACCCATTGATGGACAGATCCGGCTCCGCAGCAATGGCGCAGACGGTTATGGTGGATAAGAGCGTGTGGCTGCCAAAGCTGTTTCAAGGGATGAGCCTGCATGCAGGGTTTTTGTTTGCGCTCATTGGGGCTATAGCGCTAGCCTGGTTTATGCGTTATATGGTTAAAGGCTATGAAATTCGCATGATGGGCGGAAATCCGTTATTCGCAAGCTATGGCGGCGTTAATCGCGGAAGGCTGATGCTGTACAGCATGTTCGTCAGCGGCGGTTTTGCTGGTCTTGCTGGAGCCGGAGAGGTGCTGGGCACGCAATACCGTTATTTGGATGGCGCACTTACCTCTCCCGGGTACGCCTGGTCAGGCATTATGGCGACGCTGCTAGCCGGATCGAATCCGCTAGGCACGGCGCTCGCTGCTATATTGCTGGCTGCGCTGCAAACTGGCGGCATGGGCGTCGAGCGCAATACCGATGTGCCGCTGGAAGTATCAAGTATTATTCAGGCCGTACTCATTTTGTTTATTTCCGCAAAGTTTACTTATTCATTCTTTAAGAAAAAGAAGAAGGCGGGGGCTTAA
- a CDS encoding ABC transporter ATP-binding protein, whose product MLLQMNKITKSYGALKANSEVDFSLRKGEIHALVGENGAGKTTLMRILYGMETPTSGSIVVDGKQVAFHSPSDAISSKIGMVHQHFMLFPTFTISENIVIGREPAKTARFDRKQAALITEQLGASYGMPVDPWKKVEDCSLGLQQRVEILKVLHQGAEIIILDEPTAVLTPLEVKELLVAIKRLAAQGKSFILISHKLQEIMDAADRITVLRDGKLSGTVNAADTSIEELSRMMVGRELLDLQKEAPASGEKVLEAVQLTIKGEHGKPKLDQVSLSVHAGEIVGIAGISGNGQSELLQAISGLAPVDSGQTLLRGKDVTGESVRSIREQGLAHIPEDRYQWGVAKDATVLENGLMGHASRYQRGGVLRGAAIRQLVSGWVERFGIKTGSIHTKAQYLSGGNLQKLIVARELAQETPFLIAAEPTRGVDIGAMEIIHGELLKRRANGGAILLVSSELTEILKLSDRVLVMNEGRIVGELPGLTATEEEISLLMAGG is encoded by the coding sequence ATGCTGCTGCAAATGAATAAGATTACAAAATCCTACGGAGCGCTAAAAGCCAATAGCGAAGTGGATTTTTCGCTGCGTAAAGGGGAAATTCATGCGCTAGTCGGAGAAAATGGCGCTGGAAAAACGACATTGATGCGCATTTTGTACGGCATGGAGACGCCGACTTCTGGCAGCATCGTTGTAGATGGCAAGCAGGTGGCGTTTCATAGTCCATCGGATGCCATTAGCAGTAAAATTGGAATGGTGCATCAGCATTTTATGCTCTTTCCGACGTTCACTATTTCTGAAAATATCGTCATTGGCCGCGAGCCTGCCAAGACAGCACGCTTTGACCGCAAGCAAGCAGCACTGATAACAGAGCAATTGGGCGCTTCTTATGGCATGCCGGTTGATCCGTGGAAAAAGGTAGAGGATTGCTCGCTAGGCTTGCAGCAGCGTGTAGAAATATTGAAGGTGCTGCATCAGGGAGCAGAAATCATTATTTTGGATGAGCCGACGGCAGTGCTGACTCCTCTTGAAGTCAAGGAACTGCTGGTTGCGATTAAGCGGCTGGCTGCACAAGGCAAAAGCTTCATTCTGATCAGCCATAAGCTGCAGGAAATTATGGATGCAGCTGACCGCATTACGGTGCTGCGCGACGGCAAGCTTAGCGGTACGGTCAATGCAGCGGATACGAGCATTGAAGAGCTGTCGCGGATGATGGTTGGCCGCGAGCTGCTGGATTTGCAGAAGGAAGCCCCGGCTAGTGGCGAGAAGGTGCTGGAAGCGGTGCAGCTAACGATAAAAGGCGAGCATGGGAAGCCGAAGCTTGATCAAGTGAGCCTCAGTGTTCACGCCGGAGAAATTGTGGGCATCGCCGGTATTTCTGGCAATGGGCAATCGGAGCTGCTGCAGGCGATTTCGGGACTTGCCCCTGTCGATTCTGGCCAAACTCTGCTGCGGGGCAAAGATGTTACGGGCGAGTCTGTACGCAGTATTCGTGAGCAAGGGCTTGCTCATATACCAGAGGACCGCTATCAATGGGGCGTGGCTAAGGATGCGACGGTGCTGGAAAATGGCCTTATGGGCCACGCCAGCCGCTATCAGCGTGGAGGCGTATTGCGCGGCGCGGCGATTCGCCAGCTCGTAAGCGGCTGGGTCGAGCGTTTTGGCATCAAGACAGGCTCCATTCATACGAAGGCGCAGTATTTATCGGGAGGCAATTTGCAGAAGCTGATTGTGGCTCGCGAGCTTGCCCAGGAAACGCCATTTCTAATTGCGGCGGAGCCTACCCGTGGCGTCGATATCGGCGCGATGGAAATTATTCATGGCGAGCTGTTGAAGCGGCGGGCTAATGGCGGAGCGATTTTGCTCGTGTCATCTGAGCTGACGGAAATACTAAAGCTGTCCGACCGCGTGCTCGTTATGAATGAAGGCCGAATCGTCGGCGAGCTGCCGGGCTTAACGGCTACGGAAGAAGAAATTAGTCTGTTAATGGCGGGAGGATAA
- a CDS encoding BMP family protein codes for MKKTLALTFSLLMVVVLLAACGSNGTNNSSTGTNTGTATNAGTATASPENAKQKRVALVLPEQIGVNPFFASMDEGFKRAGEEFNVEVKTIESTDPAAFEQNLRAAVADNYDLIITATFQAEDALNKVAPENPDKPFAIIDTVVDQPNVRSVVFREQEAAYLLGAAAGLSTKTNVVGAVVAMDTPLLKKYTYGFEQGLKSTNPDAKFLINYVGNFNDSAKGKELALLQYSQGADFVAGMSAVGDLGVFEAAKEKGLYASGQDIDRTELDPEHIVLSQLKGTDAVAYETVKAFANDQFDFTATDYGLKEKGVGLTFVTQDSKSALSPFVGEDTVTKVKAIADDIISGKIVVELPAAK; via the coding sequence ATGAAGAAGACACTGGCGTTAACATTTTCATTATTGATGGTTGTCGTATTACTAGCGGCTTGCGGCTCGAATGGAACAAACAACAGCAGCACCGGCACAAATACGGGCACGGCTACAAATGCTGGAACAGCAACAGCTTCTCCTGAAAATGCAAAGCAAAAGCGCGTAGCGCTCGTGCTTCCTGAGCAAATCGGCGTTAACCCGTTTTTCGCATCGATGGATGAAGGCTTCAAAAGAGCCGGTGAAGAGTTTAATGTAGAAGTAAAAACAATTGAGTCGACAGACCCTGCAGCATTCGAGCAAAACCTGCGCGCAGCGGTAGCAGACAATTACGATCTGATCATCACAGCAACTTTCCAAGCGGAAGACGCCCTTAATAAAGTAGCTCCAGAAAATCCGGACAAGCCGTTTGCGATTATCGATACAGTCGTGGATCAGCCGAACGTACGCAGCGTCGTGTTCCGTGAGCAGGAAGCTGCTTACCTGCTAGGCGCAGCTGCTGGCCTCTCCACTAAAACGAATGTAGTTGGTGCAGTAGTAGCAATGGACACGCCGCTGCTTAAGAAATACACATATGGTTTTGAACAAGGACTTAAAAGCACAAATCCAGATGCAAAGTTTTTGATTAACTATGTAGGTAACTTCAATGACTCGGCAAAAGGCAAAGAGCTTGCGCTGCTGCAGTATTCGCAAGGTGCGGATTTCGTAGCGGGCATGTCGGCGGTTGGCGATCTTGGCGTATTTGAAGCAGCGAAGGAAAAAGGCCTGTACGCTTCCGGTCAAGATATCGACCGTACGGAGCTTGATCCTGAGCATATCGTCCTTTCCCAATTGAAAGGCACAGATGCAGTAGCCTACGAAACGGTTAAAGCATTCGCAAATGACCAATTCGACTTTACAGCAACTGACTATGGCTTGAAGGAGAAAGGTGTAGGCCTTACATTCGTTACACAAGACAGCAAATCGGCACTTAGCCCTTTTGTTGGCGAAGATACGGTAACAAAAGTGAAAGCCATTGCCGATGATATTATATCAGGCAAAATCGTCGTGGAGCTTCCAGCGGCGAAATAA
- a CDS encoding MarR family transcriptional regulator: MKQENSEKRIKKMREMDEAFRQLRRLIHAEWNRFNVKGLGMTDAKMVLLLSEHGPQKASVMAELLQITSGAVTGIADRLINFGYIDRERSEEDRRIVLLTITDEGRQLVDGIMRVREDLMLRLYEGFSLEDMDITVSMFTRMSENLERKREDSSDA, translated from the coding sequence ATGAAACAGGAAAATTCGGAAAAAAGAATAAAAAAAATGCGCGAGATGGATGAGGCTTTTCGCCAGCTCAGACGGCTAATCCATGCGGAGTGGAATCGTTTTAATGTGAAAGGGCTGGGCATGACGGATGCAAAGATGGTATTGCTTTTGTCCGAGCATGGGCCGCAGAAAGCATCAGTTATGGCGGAATTGCTGCAAATTACGAGCGGTGCGGTCACGGGTATCGCCGATCGTTTAATTAATTTTGGATATATTGACCGTGAGCGCAGTGAAGAGGACCGCCGCATTGTGCTGCTCACCATAACGGATGAAGGGCGGCAATTGGTTGATGGCATTATGCGCGTCCGCGAAGATCTCATGCTCAGGCTGTATGAAGGGTTTTCGCTGGAGGATATGGACATTACGGTGAGCATGTTCACGAGAATGAGTGAAAATTTGGAGCGCAAGCGCGAGGACAGCAGCGACGCTTAA
- the ilvD gene encoding dihydroxy-acid dehydratase: protein MAPKKMRSDMIKKGFDRAPHRSLLRAAGVAEEDFDKPFIAVCNSYIDIVPGHVHLQEFGKLVKQAIRDAGGVPFEFNTIGVDDGIAMGHIGMRYSLASREIIADSVETVVNAHWFDGMVCIPNCDKITPGMMMGALRVNIPTLFVSGGPMKAGKTSDGRSISLSSVFEGVGAYQAGIIDDKGLLELEQFGCPTCGSCSGMFTANSMNCLAEGLGLALPGNGTILAVAPERREFVKQSATQLMKLIELGIKPRDIVTKDTIDNAFALDMAMGGSTNTVLHTLALAHEAGIDYPIERINEIAERVPHLAKIAPASDYHIEDVHLAGGVSAVLNEMFKKEGTLHGDCITVTGKTLRENVEGCEIQNTDVIRTIDNPHSERGGLAVLFGNLAPGGAIIKVGAIDKSVNGYHKGPAICFDSQDEALAGIANGKVKEGHVVIIRYEGPKGGPGMPEMLAPTSQIAGMGLGAKVGLVTDGRFSGASRGISIGHVSPEAAEGGPIAFVQDGDIVELDMNNRGMNVLISDEEFEKRRAAWPGFEPKIKRGYLARYSHLVTNASRGGVMKM, encoded by the coding sequence ATGGCACCTAAGAAGATGCGTTCAGACATGATAAAAAAAGGATTTGACCGTGCACCCCACCGCAGTTTGCTGCGTGCAGCGGGAGTAGCGGAGGAAGATTTCGACAAGCCCTTTATTGCTGTTTGTAATTCCTATATTGATATTGTACCTGGCCATGTTCATTTGCAGGAATTCGGCAAGCTGGTTAAACAAGCAATTCGCGATGCTGGCGGCGTTCCTTTTGAATTCAACACCATTGGCGTTGATGACGGTATCGCTATGGGACACATTGGCATGCGCTACTCGCTGGCGAGCCGCGAAATTATTGCCGACTCCGTAGAAACCGTTGTAAATGCGCACTGGTTCGACGGCATGGTCTGCATTCCAAACTGCGACAAAATTACACCGGGCATGATGATGGGCGCGCTTCGCGTCAACATCCCGACGCTGTTCGTCAGCGGCGGACCGATGAAAGCAGGTAAAACATCCGACGGCCGCTCGATCTCGCTCTCCAGCGTTTTTGAAGGCGTTGGCGCTTACCAAGCAGGCATCATCGATGATAAGGGCTTGCTGGAGCTTGAACAATTCGGCTGTCCGACTTGCGGCTCATGCTCAGGCATGTTCACCGCCAACTCGATGAACTGTCTTGCTGAAGGCCTTGGCCTCGCGCTTCCAGGCAACGGCACGATTCTTGCCGTAGCACCTGAGCGCAGGGAATTCGTTAAGCAATCGGCTACTCAACTGATGAAGCTGATTGAGCTTGGCATCAAGCCTCGCGACATCGTAACGAAAGATACGATCGATAATGCTTTTGCCCTTGATATGGCAATGGGCGGTTCCACAAATACCGTTCTTCATACGCTGGCACTTGCACATGAAGCGGGCATTGACTACCCAATCGAGCGCATCAATGAAATTGCAGAGCGCGTGCCGCATTTGGCTAAAATCGCTCCGGCTTCCGATTACCACATCGAAGATGTGCATCTTGCTGGCGGCGTTAGTGCTGTACTGAATGAAATGTTCAAAAAAGAAGGCACTCTGCATGGCGATTGCATCACTGTAACGGGCAAGACGCTGCGTGAAAACGTAGAGGGCTGTGAAATTCAAAATACCGACGTTATTCGGACCATTGATAATCCGCATAGCGAGCGTGGCGGACTTGCTGTACTGTTCGGCAACCTTGCTCCGGGCGGCGCAATCATCAAAGTCGGCGCGATCGACAAATCGGTTAACGGCTATCATAAAGGTCCTGCTATTTGCTTTGATTCCCAAGATGAAGCTCTTGCTGGCATCGCTAACGGCAAAGTTAAAGAAGGACATGTTGTCATCATTCGTTATGAAGGACCTAAAGGCGGCCCTGGCATGCCAGAAATGCTCGCTCCTACTTCGCAAATCGCTGGTATGGGCCTTGGCGCTAAAGTCGGTCTCGTAACCGATGGCCGCTTCTCCGGCGCATCCCGCGGCATCAGTATCGGCCACGTTTCACCGGAAGCGGCTGAAGGCGGGCCAATTGCTTTCGTACAAGACGGCGATATCGTTGAGCTGGATATGAACAACCGTGGCATGAACGTATTGATCAGCGACGAGGAGTTCGAGAAACGCCGTGCTGCATGGCCGGGCTTCGAACCAAAAATCAAACGCGGTTATCTCGCGCGTTATTCCCACCTCGTTACAAACGCCAGCCGTGGCGGCGTAATGAAAATGTAG
- a CDS encoding anti-sigma factor, translating to MIKPIDSLCDDVEMYAIGGLDAEAAQQFEHHLSHCEQCRRTLEELQPIITRLPLAVDSVEPPAGMRQRILAAVLQSEPATDPIPSQATAEVTENEASLGQTQQHTAELQAQLRKRWIVRVMAGVAASFVILSGFLLQQVNHLRNEAADLSSQLEQLQQQIAAAESPAAASQVNGVVSLKPAEAGIVAEGRATISVDSKGMHLIVQVEQLPKLQGNEAFQVWLLKDGKPVNAGTFLPNEGVGALYFTFNPDEYDQIAITQEPDANGVEPRGSMVLAGVLSQSETSSS from the coding sequence ATGATTAAACCTATTGATTCACTTTGTGATGACGTGGAGATGTATGCAATTGGAGGCCTCGATGCAGAAGCAGCTCAGCAATTTGAACATCATTTGTCGCATTGCGAGCAATGCAGGAGGACGTTGGAAGAGTTGCAGCCTATTATCACTCGTCTGCCCCTTGCAGTTGATTCGGTAGAACCCCCAGCCGGTATGAGACAGCGTATTCTGGCTGCTGTACTGCAATCTGAGCCAGCGACAGACCCTATCCCTTCACAGGCAACGGCAGAAGTCACGGAGAATGAAGCGTCGCTAGGTCAAACGCAGCAGCATACAGCGGAATTACAGGCTCAATTGCGAAAACGTTGGATTGTTCGTGTTATGGCTGGTGTCGCGGCTTCGTTTGTTATTCTATCGGGCTTTTTATTGCAGCAGGTTAACCACCTAAGAAATGAGGCGGCTGATTTATCGAGCCAACTGGAGCAGCTGCAGCAGCAGATTGCGGCGGCGGAAAGTCCAGCTGCTGCTTCACAGGTGAACGGTGTCGTTTCGCTTAAGCCGGCGGAAGCAGGCATTGTAGCCGAGGGGCGGGCAACGATTAGCGTCGATAGCAAAGGGATGCATTTAATCGTTCAGGTCGAGCAGTTGCCTAAGCTTCAAGGCAATGAAGCGTTCCAGGTTTGGCTGCTTAAGGATGGCAAGCCGGTTAATGCGGGGACGTTTCTGCCGAATGAAGGGGTAGGGGCGCTTTATTTTACCTTTAATCCGGATGAATATGATCAAATTGCTATTACGCAGGAGCCGGATGCGAACGGGGTGGAGCCTAGAGGCTCGATGGTGCTTGCAGGAGTTTTGAGCCAAAGCGAGACGTCTAGCTCCTAA
- a CDS encoding sigma-70 family RNA polymerase sigma factor: MGEPTSDEYLIQQIARQDASALEQLYDRYERPVYSFVYRMLKDAMASEEVVQELFVRIWNAASRVETEEASGKISTWIFAIARNLAIDWIRKQGRRPQQVQEEMILERTVDPLTTEKVVEDRMLGEQMKEAIGQLNDDQKQVVEWIYYMGYTQQEVADKHQIPLGTVKSRVRLALRQLRKRFEHTWKEGVRQ; encoded by the coding sequence ATGGGGGAACCGACATCTGATGAATATTTGATTCAACAGATCGCACGGCAAGATGCATCCGCGCTTGAGCAATTGTACGATCGTTATGAACGTCCCGTCTATTCATTCGTTTATCGCATGTTGAAGGACGCTATGGCGTCGGAGGAAGTGGTGCAAGAGCTGTTTGTGCGGATATGGAATGCGGCTTCACGGGTTGAAACCGAGGAGGCATCCGGAAAGATCAGCACCTGGATATTTGCAATCGCGCGCAATCTTGCAATCGATTGGATTAGAAAGCAAGGAAGACGCCCACAGCAGGTTCAGGAAGAGATGATTTTGGAGCGAACCGTCGATCCACTAACAACGGAGAAGGTTGTTGAGGATCGCATGCTAGGGGAGCAAATGAAAGAAGCCATTGGACAGCTGAATGATGACCAGAAACAGGTTGTTGAGTGGATCTATTATATGGGCTATACGCAGCAAGAGGTAGCGGACAAGCATCAAATTCCGCTTGGTACCGTTAAAAGCAGGGTCAGGCTGGCGCTGCGCCAGCTGCGCAAACGATTTGAACATACATGGAAGGAGGGAGTGCGGCAATGA
- a CDS encoding polysaccharide deacetylase family protein, whose protein sequence is MENLVVWTLYFFSFYAFLPAFISRTFGFRVFKKGLVKKEIALTFDDGPDAVYTPKLLELLARYDAKATFFIVGAHGEAHPELLRKIHEEGHTLGIHNYVHRTNWFMRPRSVKRQIERTCEIIREATGSRSNYYRPPWGIINVFDFAGIGHLQIVLWSSMFGDWNKRLGAERLKRKMLKKLRPGEVLLLHDCGQTPGAHHEAPANMLVALEAYLQEGRKQGYRFVAIEEMIKLTERAKERQQSWWKKSLITLWLQYERVFHLLFQLKQVGEDSPPAFHYRTIAYSGQPIELADGQRLNKGDRVVELHFDNRKLSGIAAEAATPLAAGIRMLREVEAALPMLASQLARDPAAGEAKALYGITMIHQGADRFGFEVFPLPNGLFARTTRIYLRLLMRVLTKKQRNKKSKQRRKALDPCLLLMPMSKMQAYQNMQAALLRVSSGQEANLHKTQTAAVESVSVDGSTSVI, encoded by the coding sequence ATGGAGAACTTGGTTGTCTGGACTCTTTATTTTTTCTCGTTCTACGCTTTCCTCCCTGCTTTTATCAGTCGTACTTTCGGATTTCGGGTTTTTAAGAAAGGCCTGGTAAAGAAGGAAATTGCCCTTACCTTTGACGATGGCCCGGATGCTGTCTATACGCCAAAGCTGCTTGAGTTGCTGGCTCGCTATGATGCGAAAGCGACTTTTTTCATCGTTGGCGCACATGGCGAAGCGCACCCGGAGCTGTTACGCAAAATACATGAGGAGGGTCATACGCTTGGCATCCACAATTATGTTCATCGAACAAATTGGTTTATGCGGCCAAGGTCCGTCAAGCGTCAGATCGAGCGTACATGCGAAATAATACGAGAGGCAACGGGGAGCCGTTCCAATTATTATCGGCCTCCTTGGGGCATTATCAATGTGTTTGATTTTGCTGGGATTGGACATTTGCAAATTGTATTATGGTCATCGATGTTCGGCGATTGGAACAAGAGGCTGGGCGCGGAGCGGCTTAAGCGAAAAATGCTCAAGAAGCTCCGCCCTGGCGAAGTGCTGCTGCTCCATGATTGCGGGCAAACGCCCGGTGCCCATCATGAGGCTCCTGCTAATATGCTGGTCGCTCTTGAAGCTTATTTGCAGGAAGGCCGCAAGCAAGGTTATCGTTTTGTTGCCATTGAAGAAATGATTAAGCTGACAGAGCGGGCAAAGGAGCGCCAGCAGTCTTGGTGGAAAAAATCACTTATAACGCTGTGGCTGCAATATGAGCGAGTATTCCATCTCCTGTTTCAACTTAAGCAGGTAGGGGAAGATTCACCACCGGCGTTCCATTATCGAACGATTGCTTACAGCGGCCAACCGATTGAGCTTGCAGATGGCCAGCGTTTAAACAAGGGAGACCGCGTTGTGGAGCTGCATTTCGATAACCGCAAGCTGTCTGGCATTGCCGCAGAAGCGGCAACGCCGCTTGCCGCTGGAATTCGGATGCTGCGAGAAGTCGAAGCTGCATTGCCAATGCTTGCCAGCCAATTAGCGCGTGATCCAGCGGCAGGCGAGGCGAAGGCATTATATGGCATTACGATGATTCATCAGGGCGCTGATCGGTTTGGTTTTGAAGTGTTCCCTTTGCCTAACGGTTTATTTGCTCGCACGACCCGAATTTATTTGCGGCTGCTCATGCGCGTGTTGACGAAGAAACAACGAAATAAGAAAAGCAAACAGCGCAGAAAAGCGCTTGATCCTTGTTTGCTGCTCATGCCAATGAGCAAAATGCAAGCTTATCAAAATATGCAAGCAGCACTGCTGCGCGTCAGCTCCGGGCAAGAGGCGAACTTGCATAAGACGCAAACTGCAGCAGTGGAATCTGTTTCTGTGGATGGCAGCACCTCTGTCATATAA